From the Achromobacter xylosoxidans A8 genome, the window CACCTCAGACTTCGGCGCCAGTCAGCGAGACACAGGTGGCAGGGCCTCCGTGGCAGATGGGCAATCCGGAAGGTCGTTTCACACTGACGCTGTACGCGGACCTCGAATGCCCGTTCTGCCGGTCCTATTTCCCTGTGCTCAAACGTTGGGTGGCCGGCAATGCCGACGTGGCCTTGCAATGGCACCACCTGCCGTTGGCCGCACATGAACCGGCCGCTTCTGCCGAAGCGCGTCTGGCGGAATGCGCCGGCGAAGCCGGCGGGCATGCCACCTTCTGGCAAGCCGTCGAGTGGGTATATGCCCACACGCGCAGCGACGGCCAGGGCTTGCCCGAGGACCTGCGCTACCCCGACCTGACGCCAGCCATCGAGCAGTGCATCGCGAGCGAGCGGCCCGACGCGGCGATTCGTACCCAAACTGCGGAAGCCACGAACAGCGGCGTGACCGCCACGCCGTCGCTGCGGCTGCACGATCGCGAAAGCGGCAAGGCGATCCTGCTGCAGGGTCCGATCGAGGGCGATGCCTTGCTGTCAGCCATGGACATGCTCGCCGCCGGCGATCCCGCCACCACACCCACATCGGAAATGCCTGCCGACGTCGTCGGCGACATGCCCAGGTAGCCCCGGTCTTCAAGGCTACGGCGCAGTCCGCTGCGCTGACCGCAACCCGTTCGCCTCGCGTCCTGGCCGCGAACGATCACCGCTACCGCGGTGATGGATGCACCTTGTTCGTTCCCCAGGAGGGCTTGCCCTCCCAGGGCGCGCGCCCTCCGATCTCACCGTCTGGAGGTTCGCCATGTCTTTCGTCGTCAATGACTCCTACCTGGAGTCGCTTTCCGCCATCGCTACCCAACACGAGGACTGGATCATCCAGCAAGCCATCGTGCTGCTGGAGAGACGGATCTTCAAAGCTGGACCGTGCCTCAGCCGACCGGCCGCTGTGCGGGACTACCTGCGTCTGAAACTGGTCGCTGAGCCCAATGAGATATTCGCCGCTGTGTTCCTGGACAGCATGCACCAGGTGCTGGCCTACGAGCCGTTGTTCAGGGGCACGATCAACTCGACATCGGTCTATCCGCGTGTCGTCGCGCAGCGTGTGCTGGAGTTGAATGCCGCCGCGGTGGTCTTCAGCCACCAGCACCCCTCGGGCATCTCCGAACCGTCGAGCGCGGATCGCATGCTGACCCAGCAACTGCAGGTCGCGCTGGCGCTCATCGATGTGCGGGTACTGGACCACATCATCGTCGGCCAGGGTGCCCCGTTCTCCTTTGCGGAGTCCGGCCTGCTGTAAAGGTTGCACTGCTTCGTTGATCAGCGCGGAGGCTTCGGCCTCCGCTTTTTCTTCGCAGCGACGCAAGCAGGTATGCGGGGTGGCCGCGATGCGCATTGTTTGTTGGGGCCGCGTGGGGTTCGGCGTTTGACTATGGCCCTGATCAACTTCCGGGGCGCATGACATGCCAGCAGCTTTTACCCGGTTCGCACCAGGCTGGCGAACCCTTGGCCTGGCCGTGGCGCTGCCGGCATCTCTGGCCGTGTTCAGCCCGGCCACCTTCGCCGCCGACGTGGTGGTCGTCACCGACAGCCGCCACCCGGTCAAGACCGCCGGCGGCGAGCGGCTGATCGAGTTGGACGAAGCGCCCCGGATCGAGGCCGAGCTTTCCGCGGATCTGCCGGCCGACCCCGAGCGGGCAGCAGCCATCGTCCGGCAACGACTGAACCAAGGCGGCACCGATCTTCAGCGCCGCATCGGCACCGCCTACCAGGGCGTCGCCGATGCATGGAGCCTGGGCGTCGCCGCCATCCCGGCCGTCGTGGTAGATCAACGCTATGTGGTCTATGGCGAGCCGGACGTGGCCCGGGCGGTGTCCCGCATCGAGCAGTACCGGAGGACGCAGCCGTGACCCATCGCCCATTCGACTTGCTGCGCCGCCTGCGCGTCGCCGTGGCCTCGCTGCTGTTGGTCAGCGCCACCGGCAGCTACGCCCTGAACACCGCCACCATCGTGTCCTCCGTCATGTCGCCGGACTGCCTGGAATACCGGGTGGTGGGCATCTGCTACTGGCTCTACTGCACCTGGACGGGCTGCACGGTGCGCACGTCCACCAAGGTCCGGCACTACGTGCCCGATGCGGTCGTCTCCAGCTACAGCAACACCGGGGAGAACCCCTGGGTCGAAGTGCAGGCGATGAGCACGCCCAACCCATCCGCACAGGCAGGTGGGGATGGGACCACGAACGAAGACCACGAAAACAACCTCGCCAAATTCAAGAACAGCGATGTCATCGGCCATCCTGGCGGCGAGGTATTCAACCAGTTCGCATCGTCGTCGGGCTATTTCTGCCAAGGCGCGGGCACGGCCTTCATGCCGTATCTACTCAGCACGCTGGACACGCTGGCTTGGCGCTACAACGTGCCTGAAATGGCCTACCCGGAGGCGTTGATTCCGGGCATGCGCGAGGTCGGTGCGCGCACCACGATGAATCTCTGGGGCAACGTCTATCCGCGCGGCGGCTTCCTGCACCAGACCGACGACCAAAAATCCGGGGCTGTGGTGGCCCAGCGCGCGGGCGATGTCGTCACGCGCCGCGGGCAGATCCACGTGTACCAGCCGCTGCTTGCCAACGCCCGCGACGGCTACTGGCCGGCCGGCGAGCTGATGGAGGGTGATGCCTCTACGGGCAAGTGGCAGGAGCTGACGCCGCGCCTGTCCAACACCTGCGTGGTGTTCCCGCACAGCGGCACGCTGACCCAGGCCCAGCAAGGCGACTACGCCTGGGCGCTGTGGCGTCCCTATGCGTGCTGCGAACGCCGCGGTCAGGTGTTCCTGGGCAGCGTCGATTTCCTCTGAGGTGCCACGATGAAGCGTCCTGAACCGATGAACCTTTCCGCCAAGGCGTGCCGCCTGCTGCGCCCGACGGCGCTGGCCGGCACGCTCGCTCTGGTCTGCGGCATGGCGTGGGCGCAGGTCGGATACCAGAACAGCGGCCCCGTCCTCGGCGATGACGTCATGTACTCGATCGGCGGTGGCAGTGCGGTGTCCATGGGCCGCGCGGCCGGCATGCGTTCCATCGGGGTCGGCGTGGGGTGGAACAGCAACCTGATCTGCGGCGACATGAGCATCCAGACCACGCTGCGCAATCAGCTTAACGGCATCACGAACGGCTTTCAGCAGATCATGAGCAACGTGATCCAGAGCGCGACCAGCGCGGTTGCATCGCTGCCGGCGCTGATCATTCAGCGCGCCGATCCGGGCCTGTACAACCTGCTGACTAACGGCGTGCTGCAGGCGCGGCTGGACTTCGACCGCTCCAAGCTGACGTGCCGCGCCATGGCGGAGAAGATGGCCGAGACGGCGGGTGGCCAGCTTGGCTGGAGCCAGATGGCCGAAGGCATGGCCCTGCGTGACGCGGTTGGCAGCAACGATGCCGTATCGGCCGTCGAGCAGGCCGAGACGCGCCGCGGCAACGACGGCGTGCCCTGGGTGGGCGGCAGCAATGCCGGTGGCGCGGGCCAGTCCGCCATCCGGGTGGTCGGCGACGTCACCCGCGCGGGCTACAACCTGGTCAACGGTCGCGGCGTGACGGACACCTCCTCCATCGCGTCCACCAGTTGCGCGAGCCTGTCCTGCCAGACCTGGACGTCGCCGCAGCAGGCGACCGAATGGGCCACGCGCGCCCTCGGAGAGCAGGTGCAGCGCACGTGCGACTCCTGCACTAAGACCGAGACGGTGCCCGGCGTCGGGCTGACGCCGCTGATCCAGGAGGAGTACGAAGCCAAGCTGGAGGTCTTGCAGGAGCTGGTTTCCGGCACGCGTAATACCACCTTCGAGAACTTGCGCGAGGCCGGCAGCACGTCGCTGCCGATCACCCGCGGCGTGATCGAGGCGCTGCGCGACGAGCCGGACCAGGACCTGCTGGCGCGGCGCCTCGCGTCCGAAGTGGCGCTGTCATCGGTGCTGGAGAAGGCGCTCCTGCTCCAACGCACGCTGCTCACGGGCAAGAAGGAGCCCAACGTCGCAGCCAACGAACTTGCGGTGCAGGCCGTGAACCATGAGAGCGACACGCTCGACCGGGAGATCCGCAACCTGAAGACGGAATTGGAGCTGCGGCGCGAACTGGCGAACAACTCGCCGATGGCCATCATCCAGCGCCACGGCACGCGGGCGGCCGGCTCGCGCGGCATCTACGAGGGCGATCCGGTACCCGACCGCCTTGACCAGTTGCAGAAGGGCAATCCCGGAGCCAGGCCATGAACGCGGAGCGCATGGCCTGGCGCCCCTTGCGCTGGCTCTTCAGCCGGCGCGCGGCGACGGCGCTGCTGTGGGCGGTGGTGCTCGTCGCCGCTGCGGTGGGTGCCAACATCGCCGGCATCTACCTGGTCGGCAGCGTGGCCGGATGGGAGCGGTGGCTCGCGGCCGCATCGGGCTACTTCTTCGTGTGGCGGCTGTGTCTGTACGGGGCCACGGTTTACGGGTGGCTCTGGATGCGCCGCCGGCTGCTGGCGCGCGAAGACCAGGACGGGGCAGATGGGCAGGCACGGCGCCGCCTGATGCGCAGCGAGATCGCGGGCGTCGTCGCCATCGTCGTGCTGGAAGCCAGCTTGTTGATGCAGGCCGCTTGAGGGGATCGAGGCCATGACGCTTTTCACGACCGACTACCTGGAGTACTACCTCACACTCGTTTCCTGGATCGTCAACAACGGCATCTGGGCGGCCCTCGTATCCAGCGGGGTATTCGCGCTGCCTTTCGTCGCCATCGTCGTGCAGGAGTGGTTGAAAGCTCGTGCTGAAGGCGCCGACGAGGGCAATAAAGGCGTGCTGAGCGCCGCCCGCATCGAGAACCGGGTCTTCGTCGCCATCGTGGTGGTGATGTTCGCCGGCATTCCGTTCATCGACGTGGACCTAAACACCATCCAGTACGACAGCTCGCGCTCGGCCCAGTGCCAGGTCAGCGTGGCGCAGCCCGCGGATACCGGCTGGTCGCAGTCCTTCAGCACCATCAACAACCAGTCGGCGAAGGTGCCGGTGTGGTGGGCGTTCATGCACGCGCTCTCGCGCGCCGTCACGGGCGCTTCGGTGGCGGCAATCCCGTGCGGCACGGACCTGCGGCAGATGCGCATGGAGATCGACGCCACGCGCATCGATGATCCGGTGCTGGCTCAGGAAGTAGCGGATTTCTCTCGGGATTGCTATGGGCCTGCACGGGCCAAATTGTTCATGCAGCGCCCTCAACTTGATGAGCAGCAGATGCACGACGTGACCTGGATCGGATCGCGGTTCTTCACCGACACGAACGGGTACTACGACACGTATCGCTCCAGCACGCCGCGCGATGACTGGCCCTATGACAGCAACCGCGACGCTGGGCTGGCCCAGGTATCCAGTGGCGGTGGCTACCCGACCTGCAGGCAATGGTGGGCTGATGGCAGCAATGGCCTGCGGGCACGGCTGCTGGGACAGGTGGACCCGAGCCTGCTCAATCGCCTGGCGGGCTGGGCTGGCTTCCTGAGCCGGGCCGAGGTGGACAATTCGGTGATCCGCGCGATCGCGTCACCGCGGCAGCAGAAGCTGAACCAAGGCAGCGTCTATACCGACTACGGCGGCCAGATCGACAAGACCTTGCCAAACATCGTGACGCGGGCTACGGGAGACGTTGGAATGGCAGTTGGCGCGATTGCCTCGTTTCCCGCGATGGACGTCGTGCGGCAGGCGCTGCCGATGGTGCTCGCCTTGCTCAAGATGGCATTGGTAATCTGCATCCCGCTCGTGCTGGTCGTGGGCACCTATGACTTGAAGACGGTCGTCACGGTCAGCGTCGTGCAGTTCGCGCTGTTCTTCACGGATTTCTGGTTTCAGCTTGCGCGCTGGATCGATTCGACGATCCTGGACGCACTTTATGGCTGGGGGTTCGGCTGGAACCGGCCGCACACCAACTTCGACCCGCTGGTGGGGCTGAACAACGCCTTCGGCGACATGCTCCTGATGTTCGTCACAGGCACGATGTTTCTGGTCCTGCCGACGTTTTGGGTCGCTGCTTTGGGGTGGGTCGGAGTTAAGGCTGGGGTGATTGCTCAGAACCTTGCTGTCGGCTCCAAGGAAGCGCGTGATAGCGCCGGGTCAGGTGTAAACAAGGTAGCCGGCAAGGTTCTGTGACAAACAGGCCAAACCTCAGTCATCGAACGGATCGTTCGGGTCGTGAGGGTCGAGCCGCTGGCCATTGGAAGAATACAGGCCAAAGCCCGCCTCGCCATTGCGCAATTCATCCTGTTGCGTCCAGCGGTCTTCATCTCTAGCCGAATTGCCAGCCATCCATACCGCCGCAACGCCCAGCAGTAGCAACACCGCCAGCCAGAAGGTGGTGTACAGCAGCACCCCGAGCGCAACCAGCTTGACCACCCACACGAGCGCGGTGGCACCGGCCGCCGCCCCCCCCTTTGACACCAACCAGCTCGATGCCCGGCGTTCGCCGCGCACGTAGGCACGCCATCCGCGACCCAAGGTGCGGCCGAGTCGTTCTGCGGTACGGATGCGTGTCGTGGTGTTCATGGTCGTCTCCTGCTATTGAGCGATGCCTATTCCAGTTTGCTCCAATCCTGCTTGCTTGCCTGTATCAGCGCATGCCAGTCGTCTGGTGGGTTCCCGCGCCCGAGCATCTTCTCGAACACGACATACGGGTCCGATTTGCTACCCGAAGACCGCAGGGTCTGTTCATCGTTGACCCAGGCGTACACGATGACCTTCGCCTTCGAGTCATACCGGAAGAACAGCCGGAACCGCCGTCCGATCTTGGCCCTTCGCCAGTGGCGGTGGGCAGGTCCCAAGGTGTTGCCCTGGCGGTACTCGTCGCGTGCCGGATCGCCTGGCACCACATCCAAGATCAACTGGCTCAAGGCCCGGAAGAGCTTGACGTTGGCATTGGACTCGAAGCCCGTCGGGTCGTTCTCCTGCGCGCGCCTCGCGGTCGCATGCAGTTTCTGCAACTGCTCGATCACGCAGTCGTGGAAGAGCAGCGTCCAGCCATGCCGTTGCATCAGAGTTCCACTTTCCCGTCGATCTCCTCGTCCAGGTCCAGACCGTGGCCAGCATGCTCCAGCATGGCGCGGGCCAGATCCTCGGGCAGGCCCTGGACGTTCCGGCCAGCTTCGATGTCGCGGGCCAGCAGGCTCAGGAATGCGCCGATGGCGGGGTCCTCATGCTCGGCATCGACGCGGGTGACGACGACTTCGCTGCCCCGCAGATCGAACGCGAGCTTGCCACCGGCATCGACGCCGAGCGCCTGCCGGATGGGCTTGGGCAGCGTGATCTGGCCTTTGGAGGTCAGCGTGGCAACTTCGTGGATGGCAGGCATGGCGGCTCTCCTGATTGCGATACCCGCATGGTAAGGAAATTTCCTTACTTTGTCAACGTGAAGCCTCACGGCGTTCTCCGAGTCCAAGAATCGGCCCATCGTAGGGCGTGAACAGCCAGCCTTCCTGCATCAATCCGGCCCTGCTGCAACCCGCATTGGCGGTGGACGGTCAGCACCCGTCGCCCTATACCCAAAGGCTGTAAAGGGTCGAAATGGCAAGGGAATGGGGTGCAAGGGGAAAGGCTCTATCCCGAAAAGGCAAAAAGGCCTCCCCGCTCGGCCCGCGACAGGACACCCGCATGCTCTCTCTGTTCCAGCGAAAACGGCCCGCGGTTGCTGCTGCTCCGACGCCACCATCGGTCACCGACCTCCCGAAAGGGTTGATGCGGCCCGAGTCGGCCGCATCGCTGCTGGCCACCCCGCGCCGGCAGAAGCTGCTGGAGCACATCTGGCAGCGCACGTCGCTCTCACGTAAGCAGTTCGCCACCTTGTACCGGGCGCCACTGGAACGCTACGCCGAGCTGGTCCAGGCTTTCCCGGCTTCCGAGGCGCATCATCACGCTTACCCCGGCGGCATGCTGGACCATGGCCTGGAAATCGTCGCCTACAGTCTGAAGCTGCGGCAGTCCCATCTGCTTCCCATCGGCGCAAGCCCCGAGGACCAGGCTGCGCAGGCTGAGGCCTGGACTGCTGCAGTCGCCTATGCCGCGTTGTTGCACGACATCGGCAAGATCGCCGTCGATCTGCACGTCGAACTGGCCGATGGCTCGCTGTGGCACCCGTGGTACGGTCCGCTGCACCAGCCGTACCGCTTCCGCTACCGCGACGATCGCGAATACCACCTGCACAGCGCGGCGACGGGCTTGCTCTACCGCCAACTGTTGGACACCCAACTCCTGGACTGGCTCAGTGGCTATCCCGACCTGTGGGGACCGCTGCTCTACGTCCTGGCCGGCCAGTACGAGCACGCCGGTGTGCTGGGCGAACTGGTCGTGCAGGCCGACCGCGCTTCCGTGGCCCAGGAACTGGGCGGCGATCCGGCGCGCGCCATGGCCGCTCCCAAGCACGCGCTGCAACGCAAGCTGCTCGACGGGCTGCGCTACCTGCTCAAGGAACAGTTGAAGCTGAACCAGCCGGAAGCCTCCGATGGCTGGCTCACCGAGGACGCGCTGTGGCTGGTGAGCAAGACGGTATCGGACAAACTGCGTGCGCACCTGCTGTCCCAAGGCGTTGACGGCATTCCTGCGAACAACACCGCGGTGTTCAACGTCCTCCAGGATCACGGCATGTTGCAGCCGACGCCCGACGGCAAGGCGATCTGGCGCGCGACCGTGACCAGTTCCACCGGCTGGTGTCACTCGTTCACGCTGTTGCGCCTCGGGCCCGCGCTGATCTGGGAGCCAAGCGAGAGGCCGGCGCTGTTCGCCGGCACAGTGGCGATCGACGCGGCGGCCACGGACAAAGGGCCCGATGTGTCAGCCACTACTCCGCCGGCCGGAGCGCAGTCAGCCTCGGAGGGCCAAGAGGTTCCGCCATGGGAGGGAGGTAACCCCTCTCGTCCAGCGAAAGGTGAACCGCTGCCCGACGCCATGGAAGACATGCTTTCGATGGTGGGCATGGTGAATTCACCCGCAACCCGGCAGGACGCTGAAGCACCTTCGGAGCCGGTGTCTGCCGCGCGTACTGAAGCGACGACCTTGACCGCACCTCAGCGTTCGTCCCCAGCGCCCAAGCCCACGACAGCGCCATCCGGAGAGCACTTCATGGCGTGGCTGAAACAAGGCATCGCTTCCCGCCGGCTCATCATCAACGACGCGAAAGCGCTCGTGCATACCGCGAGCGGCACCGCCTACCTGGTCAGCCCCGGCGTATTCCAGCGCTATGCGCAGGAGCGTCCGCAAGTCAGCGCGCTGGCCAAGCAGGAGAGCCAGCAAGACTGGCAGTGGATACAAAAGCGCTTCGAGAGGCTGCAGCTGCATCGCAAGCAACCGAACGGCCTGAACATCTGGACCTGTGAAGTAACCGGGCCTAGAAAATCCCGCCGTCTGCATGGATACCTTCTGGAAGATCCGAGCCTGCTTTTCTCGGAAACGCCTCCGAGCAATCCCTATCTATCCCTGTTGGGTGAGACCAGACACTGCGAACAGACTTCAGGAAAGCAAGGGGCGTCAACATGACCTCCTCAATTTCGCCGGGGCAGTCTATTGCCGCCAAAGCGCACCTTTATTCAGACAGAGCCAAAGGCCCGATGAGCGCAGCGATGATGGAACAAGGCAGCGCCTCTCCCGTCTCTGGGCTGCACTACGCCGGCAAGAAGCATAAGGTCATCGCTCCCGACCGGGAGATTGTCTTCGAGTTCTCGCAGGACTGTCTGGACTCGGGCCGATTCGCTCCTTGACACCACAAATACAGCTAACAGGAAAGAGCATTCATGAAGTCGATCAACGTTGAAGTCGGAGGGCTTGTATCGAGCCTGAGCGGTGAGGGAGTGCGCCGCAAGCTGCTGTATCTTCACGGCGTCCATAATGCGGATGCCAACTATGTTGCGGGAAGCGCAACGATTCATCTCGACGAGCGATGCCTCAGGGTCAAGGATCTGCGCCATTGCATCTCCGAATGCGGCTATCCGGCACCGAAGCTCACCCGGACTACTGCCGCAGATGGGGCAGTGCCAAGTCAAATCTTGTGACAAGCTCGCTGGAGGTCACGGCAACAGAACCACCATGCGCCTCCGCAATCGATTTCACGATGGCAAGGCCAAGACCGGCGCCCGCCGTATTTCGTTGCCGTGCCGGATCAACTCGGTAGAATCGATTGAAGAGCTTTGGTAGATCGGGCTCAGGAATTTTCTCACCGGGATTGACCACACTGATCGTTGTCCACTGCTCATCCTGCGAGAGCAAGACCGTGATGCTCTTCCCGCGAGGAGTGTGTCGAATTGCGTTCGAGAGAAGATTGTTCAGCGCCCGGGTGAGCATTTCCCGATCCGCCGCTATGCTGCCGATCGCCCCTTTAACGCCAAGCGTAATGCCGCTATCTTCTGCCAGCGCCTCGAAATAGTCGAACAGACTCCGCACCAATTCGGACAGATCAATTGTAGACAAGCGCAAGTTGCGGGGATCAT encodes:
- a CDS encoding DsbA family protein, which translates into the protein MEHKHPSIPMQVQAFRRRRWGTRWPWALAAVLVALLLIWLVSRSPGGSTPQTSAPVSETQVAGPPWQMGNPEGRFTLTLYADLECPFCRSYFPVLKRWVAGNADVALQWHHLPLAAHEPAASAEARLAECAGEAGGHATFWQAVEWVYAHTRSDGQGLPEDLRYPDLTPAIEQCIASERPDAAIRTQTAEATNSGVTATPSLRLHDRESGKAILLQGPIEGDALLSAMDMLAAGDPATTPTSEMPADVVGDMPR
- a CDS encoding JAB domain-containing protein → MSFVVNDSYLESLSAIATQHEDWIIQQAIVLLERRIFKAGPCLSRPAAVRDYLRLKLVAEPNEIFAAVFLDSMHQVLAYEPLFRGTINSTSVYPRVVAQRVLELNAAAVVFSHQHPSGISEPSSADRMLTQQLQVALALIDVRVLDHIIVGQGAPFSFAESGLL
- a CDS encoding TIGR03757 family integrating conjugative element protein, producing the protein MPAAFTRFAPGWRTLGLAVALPASLAVFSPATFAADVVVVTDSRHPVKTAGGERLIELDEAPRIEAELSADLPADPERAAAIVRQRLNQGGTDLQRRIGTAYQGVADAWSLGVAAIPAVVVDQRYVVYGEPDVARAVSRIEQYRRTQP
- a CDS encoding TIGR03756 family integrating conjugative element protein, producing MTHRPFDLLRRLRVAVASLLLVSATGSYALNTATIVSSVMSPDCLEYRVVGICYWLYCTWTGCTVRTSTKVRHYVPDAVVSSYSNTGENPWVEVQAMSTPNPSAQAGGDGTTNEDHENNLAKFKNSDVIGHPGGEVFNQFASSSGYFCQGAGTAFMPYLLSTLDTLAWRYNVPEMAYPEALIPGMREVGARTTMNLWGNVYPRGGFLHQTDDQKSGAVVAQRAGDVVTRRGQIHVYQPLLANARDGYWPAGELMEGDASTGKWQELTPRLSNTCVVFPHSGTLTQAQQGDYAWALWRPYACCERRGQVFLGSVDFL
- a CDS encoding integrating conjugative element protein, with protein sequence MKRPEPMNLSAKACRLLRPTALAGTLALVCGMAWAQVGYQNSGPVLGDDVMYSIGGGSAVSMGRAAGMRSIGVGVGWNSNLICGDMSIQTTLRNQLNGITNGFQQIMSNVIQSATSAVASLPALIIQRADPGLYNLLTNGVLQARLDFDRSKLTCRAMAEKMAETAGGQLGWSQMAEGMALRDAVGSNDAVSAVEQAETRRGNDGVPWVGGSNAGGAGQSAIRVVGDVTRAGYNLVNGRGVTDTSSIASTSCASLSCQTWTSPQQATEWATRALGEQVQRTCDSCTKTETVPGVGLTPLIQEEYEAKLEVLQELVSGTRNTTFENLREAGSTSLPITRGVIEALRDEPDQDLLARRLASEVALSSVLEKALLLQRTLLTGKKEPNVAANELAVQAVNHESDTLDREIRNLKTELELRRELANNSPMAIIQRHGTRAAGSRGIYEGDPVPDRLDQLQKGNPGARP
- a CDS encoding conjugal transfer protein TraG N-terminal domain-containing protein, which codes for MTLFTTDYLEYYLTLVSWIVNNGIWAALVSSGVFALPFVAIVVQEWLKARAEGADEGNKGVLSAARIENRVFVAIVVVMFAGIPFIDVDLNTIQYDSSRSAQCQVSVAQPADTGWSQSFSTINNQSAKVPVWWAFMHALSRAVTGASVAAIPCGTDLRQMRMEIDATRIDDPVLAQEVADFSRDCYGPARAKLFMQRPQLDEQQMHDVTWIGSRFFTDTNGYYDTYRSSTPRDDWPYDSNRDAGLAQVSSGGGYPTCRQWWADGSNGLRARLLGQVDPSLLNRLAGWAGFLSRAEVDNSVIRAIASPRQQKLNQGSVYTDYGGQIDKTLPNIVTRATGDVGMAVGAIASFPAMDVVRQALPMVLALLKMALVICIPLVLVVGTYDLKTVVTVSVVQFALFFTDFWFQLARWIDSTILDALYGWGFGWNRPHTNFDPLVGLNNAFGDMLLMFVTGTMFLVLPTFWVAALGWVGVKAGVIAQNLAVGSKEARDSAGSGVNKVAGKVL
- a CDS encoding DUF3742 family protein, with the protein product MNTTTRIRTAERLGRTLGRGWRAYVRGERRASSWLVSKGGAAAGATALVWVVKLVALGVLLYTTFWLAVLLLLGVAAVWMAGNSARDEDRWTQQDELRNGEAGFGLYSSNGQRLDPHDPNDPFDD
- a CDS encoding type II toxin-antitoxin system YhaV family toxin, with product MQRHGWTLLFHDCVIEQLQKLHATARRAQENDPTGFESNANVKLFRALSQLILDVVPGDPARDEYRQGNTLGPAHRHWRRAKIGRRFRLFFRYDSKAKVIVYAWVNDEQTLRSSGSKSDPYVVFEKMLGRGNPPDDWHALIQASKQDWSKLE
- a CDS encoding type II toxin-antitoxin system PrlF family antitoxin; the protein is MPAIHEVATLTSKGQITLPKPIRQALGVDAGGKLAFDLRGSEVVVTRVDAEHEDPAIGAFLSLLARDIEAGRNVQGLPEDLARAMLEHAGHGLDLDEEIDGKVEL
- the mobH gene encoding MobH family relaxase: MLSLFQRKRPAVAAAPTPPSVTDLPKGLMRPESAASLLATPRRQKLLEHIWQRTSLSRKQFATLYRAPLERYAELVQAFPASEAHHHAYPGGMLDHGLEIVAYSLKLRQSHLLPIGASPEDQAAQAEAWTAAVAYAALLHDIGKIAVDLHVELADGSLWHPWYGPLHQPYRFRYRDDREYHLHSAATGLLYRQLLDTQLLDWLSGYPDLWGPLLYVLAGQYEHAGVLGELVVQADRASVAQELGGDPARAMAAPKHALQRKLLDGLRYLLKEQLKLNQPEASDGWLTEDALWLVSKTVSDKLRAHLLSQGVDGIPANNTAVFNVLQDHGMLQPTPDGKAIWRATVTSSTGWCHSFTLLRLGPALIWEPSERPALFAGTVAIDAAATDKGPDVSATTPPAGAQSASEGQEVPPWEGGNPSRPAKGEPLPDAMEDMLSMVGMVNSPATRQDAEAPSEPVSAARTEATTLTAPQRSSPAPKPTTAPSGEHFMAWLKQGIASRRLIINDAKALVHTASGTAYLVSPGVFQRYAQERPQVSALAKQESQQDWQWIQKRFERLQLHRKQPNGLNIWTCEVTGPRKSRRLHGYLLEDPSLLFSETPPSNPYLSLLGETRHCEQTSGKQGAST
- a CDS encoding heavy-metal-associated domain-containing protein; this encodes MKSINVEVGGLVSSLSGEGVRRKLLYLHGVHNADANYVAGSATIHLDERCLRVKDLRHCISECGYPAPKLTRTTAADGAVPSQIL